From Puniceicoccaceae bacterium, a single genomic window includes:
- the murF gene encoding UDP-N-acetylmuramoyl-tripeptide--D-alanyl-D-alanine ligase: MVHFPKHKLAKWTRGEWVNPRQHAEIAGFSIDSRNIDRKQMFIALRSQSRDGHAFVPDAERRGASAALTEEVVSNSRIPQLKVKKGVNALQSIAHHHRNAFSGPVVGVTGSCGKTSTKDLLSHLLGENRVLKTAGNLNNYLGVPLTLLRLDDQRHDFGVIEAGINRKDEMADLARIIDADYGIVTMIGHAHLELLETLENVAREKASLLRVGKAKQGLVYPASCLRYRAFRDLSEAPNLVLTPLGQQLPELDWIRPVSYWCLLDDCNRWNLYLCGKDGIQRRFIIPSMSPGMRQNLALAIVTASELGVADQILQERLLRWYPSDNRGQVLRCGNTWIYSDCYNANPDSMRDSLLAFESTFEHGLPRLFVLGTMYELGDDAASFHRQVTQRLKVRDQDQFILVGDQAAAYEEGLQVHGLTPEQVRCVASVSEIPQAVSSFEGVVFLKGSRLNRLENLIPAEAEKIVLETGKLC; encoded by the coding sequence ATGGTTCACTTTCCCAAACACAAACTCGCAAAATGGACGCGTGGCGAATGGGTGAATCCACGTCAACACGCTGAAATTGCCGGATTTTCGATTGATTCCCGCAACATCGACCGCAAACAGATGTTCATCGCCTTGCGCTCGCAGTCGCGCGATGGCCATGCCTTTGTTCCCGATGCGGAGCGACGTGGTGCTTCTGCCGCCCTGACTGAAGAGGTGGTTAGCAACTCCCGCATTCCGCAGCTGAAGGTGAAGAAGGGTGTCAATGCGCTGCAGTCGATTGCGCATCATCACCGCAATGCCTTCAGCGGACCCGTGGTTGGCGTTACCGGAAGCTGCGGCAAGACATCCACGAAGGACCTGCTCAGCCATCTGCTCGGCGAAAACCGTGTGCTGAAAACTGCCGGCAACCTAAATAACTATCTTGGCGTTCCGCTCACACTGCTACGCCTGGATGATCAGCGTCATGACTTTGGTGTTATCGAAGCGGGCATCAATCGGAAAGACGAGATGGCCGATCTTGCGCGCATTATTGATGCAGACTACGGCATCGTGACCATGATTGGGCACGCTCACCTGGAACTGCTCGAAACCCTGGAAAATGTAGCTCGGGAAAAGGCGAGTCTGCTGCGGGTTGGCAAGGCAAAGCAGGGTCTGGTTTACCCGGCATCCTGTCTACGCTATCGTGCATTTCGCGACCTTTCCGAAGCACCCAATCTTGTGCTCACGCCGCTGGGACAGCAGCTTCCGGAACTGGACTGGATTCGCCCCGTTTCATACTGGTGTCTGCTCGACGACTGCAACCGCTGGAATCTCTACCTCTGCGGAAAAGACGGAATACAGCGACGCTTCATCATCCCGAGCATGAGCCCGGGCATGCGGCAGAACCTCGCGTTGGCGATTGTGACTGCCAGCGAATTGGGAGTCGCCGATCAGATCTTGCAGGAGCGTTTGCTGCGTTGGTATCCGTCTGACAATCGCGGACAGGTTTTGCGCTGTGGAAACACCTGGATCTACTCAGACTGCTACAATGCGAATCCCGACAGCATGCGGGACAGTCTTCTGGCATTTGAAAGCACCTTTGAGCACGGACTGCCGCGCCTCTTTGTGCTCGGCACCATGTATGAGCTGGGTGATGACGCTGCTAGCTTTCATCGCCAAGTCACTCAACGTCTCAAGGTCCGTGATCAAGACCAGTTCATTCTCGTTGGTGATCAGGCGGCTGCTTATGAAGAAGGACTCCAGGTGCACGGGCTGACGCCCGAACAGGTGCGTTGCGTCGCATCGGTAAGCGAAATTCCACAAGCGGTAAGCAGCTTTGAGGGAGTGGTCTTTTTGAAAGGAAGTCGGCTGAACCGCCTTGAAAACCTCATCCCGGCGGAAGCTGAAAAAATTGTGCTTGAAACTGGAAAACTATGTTAA